One segment of Paraburkholderia caribensis DNA contains the following:
- the kdsA gene encoding 3-deoxy-8-phosphooctulonate synthase, which yields MTTASQAKIVIANTVTVSNQEPFVLFGGINVLEDLDSTLAACARYVDVTRRLNIPFVFKASFDKANRSSIHSYRGVGLDEGLRIFEAVKREFGVPVLTDVHEIGQAKPVAEIVDVLQVPAFLARQTDLVVAIAQTGRVVNIKKPQFMSPAQIRNVVNKCDEAGNRNVILCERGSSFGYDNLVVDMLGFRTMREVSDNRPVIFDVTHSLQCRDPFGDASGGRRKQVFELARAGIAAGVAGLFLESHENPDQARCDGPSALPLDLLETFLTQMKTLDDLVKSFVAVEEDRL from the coding sequence ATGACGACTGCTAGTCAGGCAAAGATCGTAATTGCGAACACCGTGACGGTGTCCAATCAGGAGCCGTTCGTACTGTTCGGGGGCATCAACGTCCTCGAAGACCTGGATTCGACCCTCGCCGCGTGCGCGCGGTATGTCGATGTCACGCGGCGTCTGAACATTCCGTTTGTGTTCAAGGCTTCATTTGACAAGGCCAATCGCTCATCCATTCACTCTTATCGTGGAGTCGGGCTCGACGAAGGGCTTCGGATCTTCGAGGCAGTCAAGCGCGAATTCGGTGTTCCCGTGCTGACGGACGTTCACGAGATCGGACAGGCAAAGCCTGTCGCAGAGATTGTCGATGTATTGCAGGTGCCCGCGTTTCTCGCGCGCCAGACTGACCTCGTCGTTGCCATTGCGCAGACGGGGCGAGTCGTCAACATCAAGAAGCCGCAGTTCATGAGTCCCGCGCAGATCAGGAACGTGGTGAACAAGTGTGATGAAGCGGGCAACAGGAACGTAATTCTTTGCGAGCGTGGCAGTTCGTTCGGCTACGACAATCTCGTCGTCGACATGCTGGGTTTTCGCACCATGCGTGAAGTGTCCGACAACCGCCCCGTGATTTTCGACGTCACGCACAGCCTGCAATGCCGCGATCCATTTGGCGACGCGTCCGGGGGACGTCGCAAACAGGTATTCGAACTCGCGCGTGCCGGTATTGCGGCGGGTGTCGCTGGATTGTTCCTCGAGTCACATGAGAATCCCGATCAGGCACGTTGCGACGGACCGAGCGCGTTGCCGCTCGACCTGCTCGAAACGTTCCTGACGCAAATGAAGACATTGGACGATCTCGTGAAGTCCTTTGTCGCCGTCGAAGAAGACCGGCTGTGA
- a CDS encoding KdsC family phosphatase, producing MSPQYRGAIRLVLFDVDGVLTDGSIYLDGEGECMKQFNVKDGIAVALLRSHGIATGILSAKSSPALTLRASQLKFDVVVTGCDRKLEAYEQIKTERGLQDAQIAFVGDDVIDLAVMRVAGYACAPADAHPLVLRSAAYVAQCNGGHGVARDVAEHLLVKGGLSRDAAYAPLIESWSRHDLTQ from the coding sequence GTGAGTCCGCAATATCGCGGGGCAATCCGGCTGGTGCTGTTCGACGTGGACGGCGTGCTGACGGACGGTTCGATCTATCTGGACGGAGAAGGCGAGTGTATGAAGCAGTTCAACGTGAAGGACGGCATCGCGGTCGCGCTGCTGCGCTCGCACGGCATTGCGACAGGGATCCTGTCGGCGAAGTCGAGTCCCGCATTGACGCTGCGTGCCAGTCAACTGAAGTTTGACGTCGTCGTGACCGGGTGCGATCGCAAGCTGGAGGCATACGAGCAAATCAAGACCGAGCGCGGCCTGCAGGATGCACAGATCGCATTCGTCGGGGACGATGTTATCGACCTTGCCGTCATGCGCGTTGCCGGATACGCATGCGCGCCGGCCGACGCGCATCCGCTCGTACTCCGCTCGGCAGCGTATGTCGCGCAATGCAATGGTGGTCACGGTGTCGCGCGCGACGTCGCCGAGCATCTGCTCGTCAAGGGAGGGCTTTCGCGCGACGCCGCCTATGCCCCTCTCATCGAATCATGGAGCCGACATGACCTCACCCAATAG
- the kdsB gene encoding 3-deoxy-manno-octulosonate cytidylyltransferase — MTSPNSASRLHVVIPARYGSTRLPAKPLIELAGVPMIVRVYRRVREALGADTQIIVATDDSRIATVLADRGIPSLITDVRHQSGTDRTAEVAQRLGWHPNDIVINVQGDEPLIPPALLKEFVNFCANDPALRMGTIASHVTERAHLHDPNVVKVVLNARGDAALFSRSAVPHFRDLAPDQWPLSGFLRHIGIYAYRREVIDILTREPVCLLEQSEKLEQLRAIWLGIPIRVMTWAEAPPHGVDTWDDVQRVTDHLLANSEGSS, encoded by the coding sequence ATGACCTCACCCAATAGCGCGTCACGCTTGCATGTCGTGATACCTGCGCGATACGGATCGACGCGACTGCCCGCGAAGCCGCTCATCGAACTGGCCGGCGTGCCGATGATCGTTCGCGTATATCGGCGCGTCAGGGAAGCGTTGGGTGCCGACACGCAGATCATCGTCGCGACCGACGACAGCCGTATCGCAACCGTGCTTGCCGACAGAGGGATTCCATCGCTCATCACCGATGTGCGACATCAGTCTGGCACCGACCGGACTGCAGAAGTCGCACAGCGGCTGGGCTGGCACCCGAACGACATCGTCATCAACGTTCAGGGTGATGAGCCGCTTATTCCACCGGCGTTGCTGAAAGAGTTCGTTAATTTCTGCGCCAACGATCCCGCGTTGCGCATGGGTACCATCGCTTCGCACGTCACGGAGCGTGCGCATCTGCACGATCCAAATGTGGTGAAGGTTGTCCTCAATGCACGTGGCGACGCCGCGCTTTTCTCCCGATCGGCCGTCCCTCACTTTCGCGATCTGGCTCCCGACCAATGGCCTTTGTCGGGCTTTCTGCGCCATATCGGCATCTACGCGTATCGACGCGAAGTCATCGACATCTTGACGCGGGAACCCGTGTGCCTGCTCGAACAGTCGGAAAAGCTCGAGCAATTGCGTGCGATCTGGCTCGGCATTCCGATCAGGGTCATGACGTGGGCCGAAGCGCCGCCACATGGCGTCGACACCTGGGACGACGTGCAACGCGTAACCGATCATCTACTTGCGAATAGCGAAGGTTCCTCATGA
- a CDS encoding KpsF/GutQ family sugar-phosphate isomerase, whose translation MNNPWFVASAARVFEVEARAVAALVARLDDNYSEAVRTIIDSTGRVIVCGMGKSGIVGRKIAATLSSTGTPAFFMHPAEAYHGDLGMVQHSDVFIAISNSGETNEVIQLLPFLRQNGNKMIAFTGNPSSTLAKAAHCHLDIGVETEACPLQLAPTASTTATLAMGDALAVTLMEARDFKPENFARFHPGGSLGRRLLRMVEDEMVSDNLPFIDGAAKVMEVLSVMTKSKLGLAIVRNEAGDGLITDGDVRRLLEEHEETAFEKSATEFMSRDPVVVQVGTRVEDALVLLERHRITSLLVVDHSGIVGVFKK comes from the coding sequence ATGAACAATCCATGGTTTGTTGCATCGGCGGCGCGCGTTTTCGAGGTCGAGGCGCGTGCCGTCGCTGCGCTGGTGGCGCGGCTCGACGACAATTATTCGGAGGCTGTACGGACGATTATCGACTCGACGGGCCGGGTGATCGTGTGCGGAATGGGCAAGTCTGGCATCGTCGGACGCAAGATTGCGGCGACCCTGTCGAGCACGGGCACGCCGGCGTTCTTTATGCATCCCGCGGAGGCGTACCACGGCGACCTGGGCATGGTGCAGCATAGCGACGTTTTTATTGCTATCTCGAACTCGGGCGAAACGAATGAGGTGATTCAGCTCCTGCCGTTTCTCAGGCAGAACGGCAACAAGATGATCGCTTTTACAGGCAACCCATCTTCAACGTTGGCGAAAGCTGCACACTGTCATCTCGACATAGGCGTGGAGACGGAAGCGTGTCCGTTACAGCTCGCGCCCACCGCTTCGACGACGGCCACGCTTGCGATGGGCGACGCGCTCGCCGTGACGCTGATGGAGGCCCGCGATTTCAAGCCAGAGAACTTCGCCCGGTTTCACCCCGGAGGTTCGCTCGGCCGACGGCTGCTGCGCATGGTCGAAGACGAGATGGTCAGCGACAATCTGCCCTTCATCGACGGGGCTGCCAAGGTCATGGAAGTTCTGTCCGTGATGACGAAGAGCAAGCTCGGTCTCGCAATCGTCAGAAACGAGGCGGGTGACGGGCTCATCACGGATGGCGACGTTCGCCGCCTGCTTGAAGAGCACGAAGAGACAGCGTTCGAGAAGTCCGCTACGGAGTTCATGTCCCGCGATCCCGTCGTGGTGCAAGTCGGGACCAGGGTGGAAGATGCGCTCGTGCTGCTGGAGCGGCATAGGATCACGTCGCTACTGGTTGTCGATCACTCGGGAATCGTCGGAGTATTCAAGAAGTAA